A genomic stretch from Setaria viridis chromosome 1, Setaria_viridis_v4.0, whole genome shotgun sequence includes:
- the LOC117857134 gene encoding U-box domain-containing protein 29, producing MGRREMSGRLSAEYQGLEVKVPSLFRCPISLDVMRSPVSLCTGVTYERTSIQRWLDSGNTTCPATMLPLPSTDLVPNLTLRRLIALWASTAAPASPSSSSPPAPSAVGPTPAAAASELLRRVAAPGADPCPPLRKLASFLNDDDVDEFDKNAFARAAGAAETVASVLRRAGKDGEGLEAAEAAVRVLAAIAASDCIEEENKKRVAAALAADAPSAAASLARVLRGAAALEARVDAARLVESLLRNAAARAAVAESEPLLAELIRLVGPADEKGGLDRSAVAAGLSCLAAIAATRRARAEMVRLGAVPAAVRVLTADAGCPVQALRVLEAAAGCAEGRAAICESAETAVPAVVSRMMKGGTGGGEAAVSVLWAVCHRYRDRRAVAAAAGCEGGLARLLLLMQSGCSAAARQMASELLKIFKVSGKSCLAGYDSKNSHIMPF from the coding sequence ATGGGAAGGCGGGAGATGAGCGGGCGGCTGTCGGCCGAGTACCAGGGCCTGGAGGTGAAGGTGCCCAGCCTCTTCCGGTGCCCCATCTCGCTGGACGTCATGCGGTCGCCGGTGAGCCTCTGCACCGGCGTCACCTACGAGCGCACCTCCATCCAGCGCTGGCtcgactccgggaacaccaccTGCCCGGCTACCATGCTCCCGCTCCCCTCCACCGACCTCGTCCCAAACCTCACCCTGCGCCGCCTCATCGCGCTCTGGGCGTCCACGGCCGCTCCCGCTTCTCCTTCATCGtcctcgccacccgcgccgtCAGCCGTCGggcccacgccggccgccgccgcttccgagctcctccgccgagtcgccgcgcccggcgccgacCCCTGTCCCCCGCTCCGGAAGCTCGCGTCTTTCCTAAACGACGACGACGTGGACGAGTTCGACAAGAACGCGTTCGCgagggccgccggcgccgcggagaCCGTGGCGTCCGTGCTCCGGCGGGCGGGGAAGGATGGGGAGGGCCTCGAGGCCGCGGAggccgccgtgcgcgtgctGGCCGCGATCGCGGCATCCGACTGCATCGAGGAGGAGAACAAGAAGCGCGTGgccgcggcgctcgccgccgacgcgccgTCCGCGGCCGCGTCCCTGGCGCGCGTGCTGCGGGGCGCGGCCGCGCTGGAGGCCCGCGTGGACGCGGCGAGGCTGGTGGAGTCACTGCTCCGCaatgcggcggcgcgcgcggcggtcgccgagtccgagccgcTGCTCGCGGAGCTGATCCGCCTCGTGGGCCCCGCTGACGAGAAGGGCGGGCTGGACAGGagcgccgtggcggcggggcTCTCGTGCCTCGCGGCCAtcgcggcgacgcggcgggcgcgcgccgAGATGGTCCGTCTGGGCGCCGTGCCCGCTGCCGTGCGCGTCCTGACCGCCGACGCCGGGTGCCCGGTGCAGGCGCTCCGCGTGCTGGAGGCCGCGGCGGGGTGCGCCGAGGGCCGCGCCGCGATCTGCGAGTCCGCGGAGACGGCCGTCCCGGCGGTGGTGTCCCGGATGATGAAGggcgggacgggcggcggcgaggcggccgtgTCGGTGCTGTGGGCGGTGTGCCACCGGTACCGCGACCGGCGCGctgtggcggccgcggcggggtgcgagggcgggctggcgcggctgctgctgctgatgcagagcgggtgctcggcggcggcgcggcagatgGCGTCGGAGCTGCTCAAGATCTTCAAGGTGAGCGGCAAGAGCTGCCTCGCCGGGTACGACTCCAAGAACAGCCACATCATGCCGTTCTGA